The DNA segment TTGAGTACTGGGGAGAAgtgggagctcaggcacagccctgtgttTAGCATTTCCTATTgcagtgctctgcagagcttccTGCTTGCTTTCAGCAGGTTGCCAGCTTATGTTTCAACACCTGCCTCTTTTAATAATGCATAAACCCCTGAATTTGGGGTTTGGATTCCACTACAAGAGTGAAGCAGCTAAACTGTCTGTGGTTCAGGCACCCTTTGTGACCTGAAAGAAACAGTGAGAATGGTTTTCTTAAACCAAGTTCTGTGGATGGTATTTGTGCAGAGGTACGCACAGCATACCTTTGGTCCTGGATGGCCTCAGGGACTGGCTTCAACCTTAAAGACAAACAATCTTTCTTTGCACGACTGCGATACATACAGGGGCTACTAATATTGCCGCTgctaatttttcttcctttttgggGGTAATTGAGCCTGAATGGGTTGCTCCTATATAGTATTCCTTTCCCAGGTGGAAGAAATGCATGTCATTACAGGCCACTTGCTTTCTATTGCCGCAGAatgcagaaaatgcttttttaaagacGCAGACATTGTCTTTTCATGGTGTgctataaaaagaaattttagttTTTTCATAGCTTTATTCATGATGAGAGGACACTTCAGCCTATGTGAGCTCTCAAGTCTCCACTCTAGGTTTGTACGGTTCAGGTGGTAGGCCAGTCATTTTCATTGGGTAGTATTATTATCATTTGTCTggcaaaaaaacaacccaaactcCCTGTCCTTGCAGCTGACAGTACCTGGTGTAGTCCTAAGATGATTATGTGATCTTCTGCAATGCTGTAGTGATGGGTGAATAAAGTGTCATTCCAAAGCATTAGCAAACACCAAACTGGGAGCTAGTTTACCCATGGAAACATGACACAGCAGCATAAAATACAGGACTAACAGAGACTTCTGTGAGCACCCTTGTGTGGcctttatcagaaaaaaagtagCTATTTGGGGAAGGGTTTCTTTGGtggtttaaaatttttttataggaaaaagaagaaagtgggGAATTTTGAAATAgatacaatgaaaaataaagctgcCATTGGACAAAGTGTaagctggttttctttttaattaacagACTTgttaaattttacattttcaagtattttatcTGATGACTATAAGGGAATACAACTGTATCAGGATTCTTCAGAGGTTTTTGATACAGTCAGTCAAGTATAATATAGTTGTGATATGTGATTTGTGTGCAATGGCTTCCTCTAAATAACATGTACTTTTGAAATTCACTTATTCCAACGGTTGGTTTACAATGTTTGCAAACCTCATACACGGCCTATGTGTTAAAATGTACAACTGGCTTGTTCCTCCACCCTGCATTAACTATTAGCCTGGCTGGTGTCATCCATTCTGCAGCATGACATGGTGTCTAGTGTTGTTAGAGCATGTGTCCATCCTGTCTTGTGTTTCCTGTGtctttctgtctgtcctgcagtgtttgtctgtgtgtgtctattTATAGATGAAGGGGCAGAGGATAATGTGGGACTGCTACAGCACTGCCCCACCTGTGGGCCTGCTGCCGGCAGTGAGTGGCGTAAACACCTGGCCCCCTCCATTTCAGTGTCTGTGCCTGATGATGAGCCCTACAATTCCGATGAGGAGTACTATGAACACCCTTTGTTCAGCTCCGAGTGGACTGGCTCTAGTacacatcccagtgccacagtGAAGAGCAGAGAGGTCTTGTTGGGCCATGATGAAGGTGAACTGAGCATTGTCCCATTCGGTTCCTCTTCCCCTCTACCCACCTTCCATCCATTCCATTCTATACGTGCCTGGGATTGCAGCCTTCTGGGGAGGGAAACCTAGTTGTATTTTTTCCCTACATGGAAGTAATGGCCCTCAAAGAGTCTCTTCATGTCAAGGTAAAGCTGTAGCCTGAGCAAGGAATGCAGCTTTGGGGTCAGTGTAACCATGGTCCCTGCTTAAATCAGGGCTCTTGTTCTCCAGACCCGGCTTTTAGCAGAAGCAAAAGGAGCAGATAGTTCAAAGAAGTGGAagccattttttcctttgtgccaGAAAAATACTGCTGAGAACAATGTGCAAACTAGGCCAAAAGATGGTTACTCGAGGTAAGTCAGTTAACACAatggggaaaaaccccacatcTATACCAAAGACAGCTGTGGGAGGTTCGAGGTCTTTAATTTTCTGGTAGGCAAAGTCAGTAAGTTTTACCTCAGTGTAGACAGACAATTTCAGCAGTATTGGgtcatgtttcattttcagctgttttgtgGACACACCCCATTAGCATTGTACCAGCAGATtgaaaacaaggaggaaaagaagattTATTGTCTCTCTGTACCTCCTTTTTCTATGACCTGAGCACATCAGTAAATAGTATTTTATTAGTGGGTGTTACATAAAAGTGAAATGGCTTGAGACACAGGAGCTGAAGTTAAAATCAGTACTGAAAGGTTTGTCTCTCAGGAGGATGGAGCTGTGTGCTTGAAACTGCTTACTGGGTGGTTTCAAGAAAACCAGAGTTGCTCTGAATTAACCGGGCAATATAGCCTAATACTACAACAGCACCAGTAAGAGATCAATGCTAATAACTGAAGATTGTTAATGTCAGCATGTCTGCCTGAAGCTCAGAGAGATAAAAAATCAATACAGCTTGAGTGCCTATACCTGTACTTAGAGCACTCCTGGCCTGGTTAGTTCTTAGGCAGCTTCCTTTTCAGTCATATGCATCTGCCTCTGGTGAAAGTCTAAGATCTCAGAACATCTATGTGGGGTAAAATAAAAAGGGGAATAAGCTAGATCATAAGTGAGGAGatagtaattttaaaacagtCCCACTCAATTGCTGCCAGTAGGCTGGCAGTCTGCTTGGCATTAGAGTCTGCTGCACTAAGGCAGAATATTGGATTCCTTCATTAAGTCAGGGATAACTTTCTAGTttgagtaattatttttaatcacatAGTATTGTGTGAAGTGTCTCAGGAAATGGAGCTATATACCTGGAACTGCTGAGAGTAAAATTAGAGGCTTTCCCTAACACTTTTAATTGAAAGAGATGCACATACAAAACTACATAaaattggaaaaagaaaagtaagttacTCAAGTCAGGGCCTCTTACAGCTGGAGGGAGACCTGCTGTCCTGCCAGTCAGCTTTTACAATTTGCTCATGGGTAAATATCCCTGTAATGCTCAGGCATTGGTCCAGGTTTGATTCTGAATCTTCTGGCTTCTGTTCATTTAAGATATTGTGTCTAACCCTAACTATTTTATATGTTATGAATAGTGTTGTTCTTTACATAATGATATTTCTCAGACTCAAATAGTGTTCATGTTCCTTAAATCACTCTTTTAAAGGGCATAACTGGAAGAGATGATTGTCTGGTCTTCACTGGGCCAATCTCAGGAGGAAAATCAAGCACTTGTAAAGACGTTTTATTTTAATGCCAAGGGGCTGGATGCAGCCACTTCCAGATTCAAAACCACTTTGTTCTAAATCTGACTCAGCAAAGTACGTAATCATAAGACACACTTTAAACCCAGGAGGGTCATCAGGTTGCCTGCAGCATGGCTGCTGGTCAGCTGCTTAACTATGATGCCTTGAGACACCCCAGAAAGCAGGACTTGAAGCCAAGTTAGtatgggataagataaaaaggtagacTCTTTAATGTCTAGGCTTAGGGCCTTCAGGAATACATGAGGACGCTCCCCAAACACTGattttctatggtttttatacTATTGTTCACCCAATCCCCTattcacacatctctcagtccagccgCGTCCTGCCCACGGCATACCCcgtcaggatttgagtctgggggacagtgggatctcttcatcatcatctttctcttcctcGTAGCACACAGGAATACTTGGAGGTCTTCCAGCATTCTGTTTTCGAGGTCGTtggcttatgtttatgtcttgtaGAACAGGCCTTAAAATATTattcagccttctaccttgaaaagaagtctaaatAACTAATGGAAGGTCAGGCATTGATATGGGATGGGGGTTAGAATATATAAACACTGAATttaagctgccagaaatattaacaaCACTAAATATGCATTTTCACTACAGTTagaagtacttctaaaatctataaaaactAAAAAGTCAAAAATGAAAACCCCCTGAGGCATCACTGTGTTGCTGAATCACAGGTTTCACACTTAATCCTGACTTCTTATCTGGAGGAATATTAATAGCGCATAGTAAATTTTGTCTGAGTAGCAGTGGCAGGAGTACATGGAGACTTTTCTAATCATTCTTCTGCCATGGCATGACTAAAGACTGTTATTGATGTTACTATACTGTTTCTAGCAGCCTGTAAGCAGAGTGATATATTTTAGAGATTCAGATGAACAAATAGTTTTATTGAATTCATTGGTTTCTTTGACTTAATTGGTGATGAGGGGGCTAGTGGGCAAAGAGCAAAGCAAATTAAGGGTCTTTCTGTTAAAACTGGAATTTTCACATATAGATTTCAGATATCAGACAGCTTAAGGATGAACTTGTTTGTAAACCTGTTCAATGTATTGGCTAAAATCTTGCAAAAATGTTAGTTATCAGCCATGCACAAAGCCCGTTAAGACTATGGAAGTGCTCAGTATTGTGCCAAATCCAGGATTCATGCAATAGATTGACTTGCTGGCATTTAGCAGTCAATATTACCAAGGTCAGTGGAAAGCAATCAGTGCCTCATACCTTCCTTCACCTGAGTTGAATGTCTTGTACTGGATTAAACAGCACATTTATCAGAAAAATATCAGTGTGCTTTTTGCTCATTGATGCATTGATGTTTTCGGAGGCATACATCATTCAATACCATCTCCATTTTGAATACCATCTCCCTTTGCAATGACTATTTGACTCACAGTCATCACTGGGAGAGGTATACCTGTAGAACACTTTCAGCTCCCCTCTTACAGCATAACCATGTTTCTCTAGGGAAGACAGgatttcagtttggtttttttccctaaggaAAATTGATTTCCATGGTGACTAAAAAGGACTGGATGCTAAAAGCCCTTTGACACACTTAAATCCAAAATGTTGAGCTGAAAGTGTTCTGTAAAAGCAGTCCTGTTCAGCTGTGTGCTTGATGTTTACTGTTGGTGTTGATGTCACCTCCTTTTTCCATCCTCAAGAAGAAGAACTGGTAAAGAGTCCAGTGGCTGTAGAAGCAAaacctgctgctcttcctgggATGCAAATGGGAAAAGAGCACGGTCCCACTGAGTCTTTGGACCAGGCAAAGGGCCTCTGTGAGGGTCAGTCGTGTTCTGATTCAGAGGCCAAAGTGTGTTCTGAAGACAAAGTGCCAAGTGTGGCATCCAGCAGGGAGAGTGTAACTGTTATGGCGGGAACACCCCGAAAGATGCATCCCCCTCCTTGGCTGAGGAAAGTGTGTCCTCTAGGTTTGCATGTGTTTGCTGCTGGTTAATCCTTCTCCAACTTTCTCCAGTGCTTTCCAAGgctgcttcattttctgtttttcccatttattgGTATGACTGCTCTTGTTATTATGCTTGAAGAGTGTGTAGCAGATAATGATTGCATAGGTGCTGTATGACAACATGGTTTCCCACTGCTGCGGCTGATTCCTGATTTTTGACTTTGCCATGATGAAATGTGCTTTGCAGCTAAGctgatgcctttttttcccatctctgaTATGTTTGCCAGTCACATTGCTAAtctgtgtatattttttttttggtgcagaGATTCATCTGCTTTTTCAAACAGCAGATTTATTGCCTTTGACTATGACATAAAGATACTTGAACtgtagaaatgttttcatttgcagtGTGCaggtgttttgttggtttggtttggtttttttgtgtgcgCTTCAGTGCCTGCTGGTTTAGTTGCCTTAAAGTTATTGCTTCTTACGTCATACCGTTGCCATTCATTGAGTCCACCCTTCCTCTCTTCAGTTGTTGCTAGAACTCtgattttttgtgtgtcttaCCTTATTACAAATGTTTAACCCTGCTGGAGTGCCCTTCTTAGGAAAAACTTCCGTCACTTCCGGGGGACATTTACCTTCAAAGTGAAGGCTAAAATTGGGTGCATTGGGTGAAGTTCTGATCTGTTCTCTGAACAAAATATTTGCTGCAATAGTCTTTCAGTACATAAAAACTAGGCTTCAGGATTTCCCTTTTAATGGTGTTTCTCTTCAGCCAGTGCAACAAGATACAAAGACCACTTGTGTGGAATAGTGATGTACCCACGCCCTACGTGGCTAATAAGTGCTGCATTTGGGAGGCAGGTGTTCTGGCTGGCCTATCTGCAGAACACTGAATTCCTTTGGCAGTCAGAATATGTTTTGATGCCATTGGTATTGTTCATTTGTACTACAGTAAGAGGCACAGTAGGatgcacagagaaaagcagtatCTAGCTATTTAATTCCTGTGAAATTAGAACTACATCAGCTCGGTGACCAACCATGTCTGTATACTTTATAGAGTTTTCAATTCAGTCACcaaatataaaaacataaagtAGCAAAATTACTGTAGTTGTAGACTTCTGATTTGACTACCTGTGGAGTTTCAAATGGCAGTTGCTTTTTGGACTCAATATTAACATACgcaaatatttaaagaatgACCAATACTTGGGTACTAAttgttctaaaaaaaaatcagattcatCAGAGCAAAAAAATGGCTCCATGGACTTCAAATCAGATCTGAGGAAATACCGCGTTGGCCCAATGCTGGTTGTAACAAGCTTtagaaaaaactatttttttacaGATCACTGCAGAAAGATCTGCCACATTCTGCAGTCTGGTCATATTTTCAATGATAGGAAGTTTTCAGAATTATGGGAACCATTGTTTTCCATATGATATTAAAAAGAGATCAAGCTATTAATGTTTAATAGagcatatattaaaaaaatctaacaaGATATTACTCTCTGAAAATACAGTGACAGGGTAtaagataatattttttgtttcaaattagCTTAATAAGGTCAATCAAGTGTTCTTTGACTTCAGTTACAGCTGTAGGTGACTGACCATTTTGAAGACCAGGCCTTCAAGATCCGGGTCTGTTAATAGATCTGTTGCTGATTTACACATGGTGGGTTTGTGACAGTAGTGAGATTTTTGTCATTTGCCAAACAGTGAATGTTAAAAGTTGgtacaattaaaaaaagagcCTCTTCTGGCACGTTCAAAACCTTTTGCATGCATTATCTCTTTAGTTTAGGCTGCATATagaacaaaaatgcaaaaaagaggcagaaaggtGAAACTACTTATGCTTTAAATATCACAACACACAAATACATGATCGATTTGATTAAAGTTACAGACGTGACTAATGCAGAACTAACATAAAGCTATGGAGTCCAGCAAAGCTACCAATGAAGTGAGGATTATGTGTGGGTTTGCTGTTATATACAAAATCATGAAGGAGAAGAATTCACATGAAATCATCTCATTTCAGTGGTCACATTTATATGTGTAAAACTCATATTTTCACTATAAAACCTCATATACTGAAACAAAACTAGGATTTAAGACTCTAAAGCAGATTTCTAGGTGGATGGCCTTGCTGCATGTTTGcatctttcttcctctccattCCATCATTCATACCAAGGTGTTGTAAGCCACATGACTGCCTGTCTGTAAGTGCTTTAAATAATATTGttataaaactgaaacaaactACTTCAGATTTACTTGCAGCCACGAAGATGGAATTCCATGTCCAGGAGGTTGCACGCCCTTTCGCAGCAGGACCATTAGACACAAAGCAACATGAATGTGGGAAAGATAGAAAAGCTGTTGAGGAACATAAATACGATGCCTTAGTTCCACAACCAGCAAAAACAGAGGCTGTAGATAAGAAGGACCCACAGagcaaagacaaagaaaaaatgtcttcacCTCCATCAGAAAAGATGTTGGAAACTGATTCACAGCAGAAAGGGGAAGCCAGTTTTGCAGAACCTGCTGCCGCCAAACCTCCTGCTTCCCAAGAACAAAAGGACTTGTCATCTCAACTGCCTAAAGGGAGCAGGACAGAAGAAAGGACTGCAGATGTGCCCTCATCAACCAACCAAGTTATGTCTATCAAATTTCAAGACGACCTTAAAGATGTCCAAGGTGTTGCCATCAGCCATGGCCAAAATTCTCTATTGCTACCAGAACCCAAAGCAGAAGCAGCCAAAATTGAGCTTCCTTCAGGCCCATCTCCTGTTGTCCCCCAGGAGTTTTTGCTCAAAGACGCCTTCAATACAAAACAGGAGCCCACTGACCAACTGTTTGCTAAAGACCTCAGTAAAGATGAACAGATCCACAGAGACAGAACATTAGCTTTGCAAGAAGTCTCAGCACTAACTGTAGATGGCCTGAAAACACCAAGCACCCCGAAAATCCCTGcatggagggaggaaaaagataTGACCAAGGATGAGAGTGATGAGGAAGAAAGGTATGACTTCTATGATAAAGGGGAGGCTCAAATATTAGATGATGGGAAATTAACCACAAAATCTGAAGTTGAGACACTTTCCTTAGACAAAGTAGACTTTCAAAAGGATGATGAAGCTAAAAGGCCACGTGATActgtcagaacagaaaaagaaatggaccAAAGTGGGCTCCCAGCAACGAGAGACATAGAAAAGGAGGTACAACCAAGCATACAGGTACTCCCAGCCAAGTTAAGCCATGAACTGACTCCTGAGAAAACAATAGAGCACCCTGAAACCACTCAATTATCCAGAGTAATAACGAAAGCCCCTGAGGCACCACATTTTGCCACTGAAAAGACTTGTActcttgaagaaaaatatgctaAAAAAGATACCAAGGTGAATAAGACAAGTGTTTCAGCTCCTCATCAAatgaaagaggaggaggatcaTTCAGgaatgtcaaaatattttgaaacctCTGCTTTGAAAGAGGAAGCATTCAAGGCAGATGGTCTGAAACAAGGCAGTGATTACTATGAGCTAAGTGACACTAAAGAGAGTATATATGAGCCTTATCAGAGAGGTCATCTAATAGCTGAagatggagaggaggaggaagaagaattACAGACAGAATTAAATCAGAAACAGACCATGCATGCTCATGAAATGGGGTACAGTACCCTGGCTCAGAGCTATACACCAGATGCATCCGAAGAACCCAGCTCCCCAACAGAAAGAATGTTCACTATTGACCCCAAAGTCTATGGGGATAAGAGAGAActtcacagtaaaaataaagatgatttAACTCTGAGCAGGAGCTTGGGACTTGGGGGGAGATCTGCAATTGAACAGAGAAGTATGTCTATTAACTTGCCCATGTCTTGCTTGGATTCAATAGCTCTAGGATTTAGCTTTGGTCGTGCACACGATCTTTCTCCCCTGGCTTCAGACATTCTAACTAACACTAGTGGAAGTATGGATGAAGGTGATGACTACATACCAGCAACCACACCAGCACTGGAGAGGCCCCCCTGCTTCCCCATTGATAGTAGAGAGGAAGATCAGCAcattgaagaagaaaaagcaatacCAGAAGAAAAAGTCCAGCCTGAGACCTTGGCCGAATCATCTTTCCAGGCCAAGGATTATTACAAAAATGGGGCTGTCCTGGCTCCTGACCTGCCTGAAATGTTAGACTTGGCAGGGACAAGATCTAGATTAGCCTCTGTGAGTACAGATGCTGAGGTGGCACAGAAGAAGCCAGTTCCTTCTGACACTGTTGTGGAAGacaacagcacagccctgccagccatggcagatgaaaaCCATGTAATTCTAAAAGCTGAAAGTCAGCTGGAAGACTTGGGCTACTGTGTTTTCAATAAGTACACAGtcccactcccttctccagttCAGGACAGTGAGAATTTAACGAGTGAAACCTGTCCCTTCTACGAAGGCACAGATGAAAAATTGAGACGCAGCCTGGCTCCTGACCTGTCTTTAATAGAAGTGAAgctggcagctgctgaaaaatcaaaagaatTCCTTGGTGAAAAGGACTTAGGTCAGCATGGTGAGTCCATTCTGGTGAGGGACTttgagcaggagaaaaaagagaagctgGATACTGTGCTAGAAAGGAGTGAAGATCAAGCTGACTCTAAAGAGGTCTGTCCCACTaaaggagcagagccagagaaaATGAGAGATGAGGCAAcatcagaaaggaaagaagaaaacgTGGCTGGTAAAGTTCATTTACCTGGTGATACCATGTATGACAGAAAATCTGCTTCAGAGATAGCAATAGAAAAGGATTCTGTTTCTTTGTTGATAGAGAAAGAGAAGACTCTCAGTGTTGTTCCTGAAATAGCTGAGATAGAAGCTCCAGTTAAACCAGATTACAATGCTATAAAGCACGATATGGAAGTAGCTGCAAGGAGAGCTGACCAGGAACATCAGAGTCAGTTAGATGCTAAGATTGGTGGGGGTGTTTCCCTCTCTTCGGAGAAGGACAAAGCCTCTGCTGAAAGAGCAGAGCCTGAACCTAAAGACACTCAGCAGAAAGATGAGAGCATGTTCTCCAAGGAAGCAAAAGATTCAGATGTACTTTCCAAAACTGAGCCTAGTTACATGAAGGATGGCACCAAACtgtcagaaacagaaattaaggaaaaagtAACTAAGCCAGATCTGGTACATCAAGAGGCAGTTGATAAAGAGGAGTCTTATGAATCTAGTGGAGAGCATGACCAAGCCCAAGAAGGTTTGAATGGAGAATCTGTGAAACCAGAGGATATCAAAGCAGAAACTCCAAAACTTCCCATGTCTGGGCAAGAGATGCCTGCAAAGGAGACTTCTGTGGAGCATCTCCTTTCAAAAGCTGAGTGTCTCCAGGAAGAGCCTCCTGAGATTCAGATGGAGAGCATACCACAGCCTGCAGAAGGAGCTGAAAAGATTCCTGATGTGGCTATGAAACTTACGGAAACCCAAAAGCTTCTGCCATGTGACGTGGCACCTGGGGCCACAAAGGAAGAAGAACGTGAAGAAGAAGAGACTGAAgtacagcaagaagaaaaagaagaggataAGCAGCATCTGGTATCAGAAATGCCCGCAGGCTTCAGGGAGCTTGCTGCTGAAGAAATGCTAGCCAAGGGTAGCCCAGAAGCACTGCCTGAACTGAAAGGCATTATTGAATCAGTGGTGACAGTTGAGGATGACTTTATCACAGTGGTGCAGACGACAGTTGATGAGGGTGAATCTGCTTCTCACAGTGTGCGCTTTGCTGCTACTCAACAGGAAGACATTGAAACAGGAGATTCTCAGGCCGAAGAGGAACTGGAAGTTGAAGAAATGGAAATTGAGCCCAAGGAGGGCTCCCCAGAGGCTCCTGCTTCACCCCAGAGAGAAGAAATCCTGCTCACTGACTACAAGACAGAGACATTTGATGATTACAAAGATGAAACAACAATTGATGACTCCGTCATGGACACAGACAGTCTCTGGGCAGACACTCAAGGTGTGCATTATCctttctgttttgtctgttGAATATTTTTGCTTCCAAGTAATAATGattgaaaaacaaatttattaCAGTTATAATAGTAATCTCTGCatgtttcagaaaaatgctaaaatagtatgcctttttttttgttaattgtATGTGCTGTCTTCAACTATtatttccctgctccagcacagtaTTGTTAACATTTGTTACTAatcttttgtttgttgttaCAATTTGCTCTGATCCTACAGATGATGATAGGAGCATCATGACTGAACAGTTAGAGACTGTTCCTAaagaggagaaggcagagagagaatTGCGAAGATCATCTCTCGATAAGcataaaaaagagaaaccttttaaaactgggagaggcaggattTCTACtcctgaaaggaaaatagctAAAAAGGAACCTAGCACACTCTCCAGAGATgaagtgagaaggaaaaaaggttcATATAACACTCCctattacaatattttttttattttcttcctaatttacAGTACTATCCAATTACTGTTGTAGATTGTATGCATCATAACAATATAAGTTATGGTGGTTTTAAATGAGACATTGTACAAATATATGAGAAGCCATGTGCAAGGCTCACTGCTCCACTGGTCCTGTTTCACAGTAGACATCCCCACTGACCACTGTGTAACACATCTGAGTTAATGCACTAGTGCTTCCCCTCCTCTAATGTAGGGTTTGATCTGTTACTCCCAGTAAAAGCAATGCATTGCATTGGAGTTGTGGAGCAGTGGGCCTGCCACTTGATGTATCATATGAAACTgttcactgttttttttcctgattctatgtttttgtgttctttttgcCCATAGCAGTGTATAAGAAAGCTGAACTTGCTAAAAAAACTGAAGTTCAGGCCCACTCTCCCTCCAGGAAAATCATTTTAAAACCTGCTATCAAATATACTAGACCAACTCATCTCTCCTGTGTTAAACGGAAGCAGACAGGTGACTGCGTTCTGTTCAGTTATGCAATGTGGCTGGCAAACattgacattttcttttgtaaatcTCATGGCTATAGCAGCttctctattattttttttctctagtaaTATCAAGCTTcacaaatagtattttttttttagtgttttgtaccattttttcttttcttctttctttgctg comes from the Pithys albifrons albifrons isolate INPA30051 chromosome 8, PitAlb_v1, whole genome shotgun sequence genome and includes:
- the MAP2 gene encoding microtubule-associated protein 2 isoform X8; the protein is MAEDRKDESKAPHWTSGQLTEASSHPHSPEIKDQGGAGAGLARSANGFPYQDDEGPRLGGHEQLGTYAQTKENGINGEVSSGDRETAEEVSARIVQVVTAEAVAVLKGEQEKEAQHKDQPGPLPLAVEESANLPPSPPPSPASEQTGALEEDLLAATKMEFHVQEVARPFAAGPLDTKQHECGKDRKAVEEHKYDALVPQPAKTEAVDKKDPQSKDKEKMSSPPSEKMLETDSQQKGEASFAEPAAAKPPASQEQKDLSSQLPKGSRTEERTADVPSSTNQVMSIKFQDDLKDVQGVAISHGQNSLLLPEPKAEAAKIELPSGPSPVVPQEFLLKDAFNTKQEPTDQLFAKDLSKDEQIHRDRTLALQEVSALTVDGLKTPSTPKIPAWREEKDMTKDESDEEERYDFYDKGEAQILDDGKLTTKSEVETLSLDKVDFQKDDEAKRPRDTVRTEKEMDQSGLPATRDIEKEVQPSIQVLPAKLSHELTPEKTIEHPETTQLSRVITKAPEAPHFATEKTCTLEEKYAKKDTKVNKTSVSAPHQMKEEEDHSGMSKYFETSALKEEAFKADGLKQGSDYYELSDTKESIYEPYQRGHLIAEDGEEEEEELQTELNQKQTMHAHEMGYSTLAQSYTPDASEEPSSPTERMFTIDPKVYGDKRELHSKNKDDLTLSRSLGLGGRSAIEQRSMSINLPMSCLDSIALGFSFGRAHDLSPLASDILTNTSGSMDEGDDYIPATTPALERPPCFPIDSREEDQHIEEEKAIPEEKVQPETLAESSFQAKDYYKNGAVLAPDLPEMLDLAGTRSRLASVSTDAEVAQKKPVPSDTVVEDNSTALPAMADENHVILKAESQLEDLGYCVFNKYTVPLPSPVQDSENLTSETCPFYEGTDEKLRRSLAPDLSLIEVKLAAAEKSKEFLGEKDLGQHGESILVRDFEQEKKEKLDTVLERSEDQADSKEVCPTKGAEPEKMRDEATSERKEENVAGKVHLPGDTMYDRKSASEIAIEKDSVSLLIEKEKTLSVVPEIAEIEAPVKPDYNAIKHDMEVAARRADQEHQSQLDAKIGGGVSLSSEKDKASAERAEPEPKDTQQKDESMFSKEAKDSDVLSKTEPSYMKDGTKLSETEIKEKVTKPDLVHQEAVDKEESYESSGEHDQAQEGLNGESVKPEDIKAETPKLPMSGQEMPAKETSVEHLLSKAECLQEEPPEIQMESIPQPAEGAEKIPDVAMKLTETQKLLPCDVAPGATKEEEREEEETEVQQEEKEEDKQHLVSEMPAGFRELAAEEMLAKGSPEALPELKGIIESVVTVEDDFITVVQTTVDEGESASHSVRFAATQQEDIETGDSQAEEELEVEEMEIEPKEGSPEAPASPQREEILLTDYKTETFDDYKDETTIDDSVMDTDSLWADTQDDDRSIMTEQLETVPKEEKAERELRRSSLDKHKKEKPFKTGRGRISTPERKIAKKEPSTLSRDEVRRKKAVYKKAELAKKTEVQAHSPSRKIILKPAIKYTRPTHLSCVKRKQTAAGGETNQAPGVFKQAKEKLSTASLSKIPASKSRAKSLLPPRPSSACSLTTKMATFLDRDSYYVRPSSAGPGDSKSDIKDGVSKSPEKRSSLPRPSSILPPRRGVSGDRDREENSLSLTSSLSSSVRRTTRSEPIRSRTGKSGTSTPTTPGSTAITPGTPPSYASRTPGTPGTPSYSRTPHTPGTPKSAILVPTEKKVAIIRTPPKSPATPKQLRVINQPLPDLKNVRSKIGSTDNIRYQPKGGQVQIVTKKIDLSHVTSKCGSLKNIHHKPGGGRVKIESVKLDFKEKAQAKVGSLENAHHVPGGGNVKIDSQKLNFREHAKARVDHGAEIITQSPGRSSVASPRRLSNVSSSGSINLLESPQLATLAEDVTAALAKQGL